A stretch of the Arachis stenosperma cultivar V10309 chromosome 6, arast.V10309.gnm1.PFL2, whole genome shotgun sequence genome encodes the following:
- the LOC130934874 gene encoding probable E3 ubiquitin-protein ligase RHY1A, with protein sequence MEFLSSSLQINPIEEEFYFGDCFSIIFNCTKKLIQIIESSNPAAEVQSSCTTSTAREAILVPSEILCSGTPLTHLSREDTILLQEICSSLSVSPELLDQILSNIVETARRCDSNTREIVVNLHVTSYNVVQDSDEQDDDAECAICLEKFDHGNEDSSVEIVRTNCKHVFHDGCLLRWLRRCANCESPYSCPLCRSIIFQT encoded by the coding sequence ATGGAattcctctcttcttctttgcAAATCAATCCCATTGAAGAAGAGTTTTATTTCGGTGATTGCTTCTCGATCATCTTCAATTGCACCAAAAAATTGATCCAAATTATTGAAAGCTCAAATCCAGCTGCTGAGGTTCAGTCTTCTTGTACTACAAGTACAGCCAGGGAAGCAATTTTGGTTCCTTCAGAGATCCTATGTAGTGGTACTCCACTCACACACCTCAGCAGAGAAGACACAATCTTGTTACAAGAAATCTGTTCTTCACTAAGTGTGTCCCCTGAGCTATTAGACCAAATTTTATCTAACATAGTCGAAACTGCAAGAAGGTGTGACTCCAACACGCGGGAGATTGTTGTCAACCTTCATGTTACCTCCTACAATGTTGTTCAAGATTCTGATGAGCAAGATGATGATGCTGAATGCGCCATTTGTTTGGAGAAGTTTGACCATGGTAATGAAGATTCAAGCGTAGAAATTGTTCGTACAAACTGCAAGCATGTTTTTCATGATGGCTGCTTGCTCCGCTGGCTCCGACGCTGTGCCAACTGTGAGTCGCCATATTCTTGCCCATTGTGCCGCAGCATCATATTTCAAACTTGA
- the LOC130935691 gene encoding putative wall-associated receptor kinase-like 16: MMEPVVMVLMVLLVILAVTAAMDDNQTQVLEGCQSSCGDIQIPYPFGVGKSSKTGKNCYLSERFNLVCTNSTLHRDRDSMPIIAINITKGQVDMMILISKSCYDKDSGPTITAGTESWLRTTYYTISSMDNKFISVGCDTYGYLNSFFDGATYSTGCLTRCYRESTIIVDGKCAGIGCCQVDIPAGMRNNTVQAFSFENFNRSLGFNNCSYAFVAKNGNYTFSKDHLENLPYERMPVVFDWSVGNETCEESLKSGSNVCKGNSNCEESEAGNGYLCKCKEGFQGNPYHPIGCIDIDECKTGKHKCISESNCLNTNGSYTCFCPKRQTGNGTKEEGGCQQQNLLPKVLIGASGGTIAVVVATSLFILTHQKRKHIKLKQQYFKQNGGLMLLQQLSTREESSQITQIFTSEELKKATNNYDENLILGRGGYGTVFKGFLDDNRIVAIKKSKIVDHSQTEQFINEVIVLSQINHRNIVKLLGCCLEEEVPLLVYEFVNNGTLFDFIHNQIQNNVNNLLTWNTRLRIAAEAASALSYLHSAASIPIIHRDVKSANILLDDNYTAKVSDFGASRLVPLDQEALATMVQGTIGYLDPEYMQTSQLTEKSDVYSFGVVLVELLTSEKPLSFDRTEEKRSLALYFLSCLKEDRLFEVIRVELLSEENKQEIEEVAFLAAKCLRLNGDERPSMKEVAMKLEGLQLMQKQPWINGNKNLEETCYLVPGSSSKTCEFGDRSCHKNAGYDSIRDQVLISFDDGR, from the exons ATGATGGAACCAGTGGTGATGGTGTTAATGGTACTATTAGTCATCCTGGCGGTTACGGCCGCCATGGATGACAATCAAACCCAAGTCCTAGAAGGCTGCCAAAGTTCTTGTGGAGACATTCAAATTCCATATCCATTTGGAGTTGGAAAATCATCAAAAACCGGTAAGAATTGTTATTTATCGGAGCGATTTAACCTAGTTTGCACAAATTCAACCTTACATAGAGATAGAGATTCAATGCCAATCATAGCCATAAACATCACCAAAGGCCAAGTTGACATGATGATTTTGATCTCAAAAAGTTGTTATGACAAAGATTCTGGTCCCACCATAACCGCTGGGACCGAATCATGGCTAAGAACCACTTATTACACAATTTCTAGCATGGACAACAAGTTCATAAGTGTTGGTTGTGACACTTATGGCTACCTAAATAGTTTCTTCGATGGTGCAACATATTCAACCGGTTGTTTAACGAGATGCTATCGAGAATCGACGATTATCGTCGACGGAAAATGCGCCGGGATTGGGTGTTGTCAAGTGGATATTCCGGCCGGAATGAGGAACAACACGGTTCAAGCATTTAGCTTTGAGAATTTCAATAGATCCTTGGGGTTCAATAATTGTAGCTATGCTTTTGTTGCCAAAAATGGAAATTATACATTTTCTAAGGATCATTTGGAAAATTTACCTTATGAGAGGATGCCTGTGGTTTTTGATTGGAGCGTTGGAAATGAGACATGTGAAGAGTCTTTGAAAAGTGGTAGCAATGTTTGTAAGGGTAATTCCAATTGTGAGGAATCAGAGGCTGGAAATGGTTATCTATGCAAATGCAAGGAAGGTTTTCAAGGAAATCCATATCATCCCATTGGTTGCATAG ACATTGACGAATGTAAGACAGGAAAGCACAAATGCATAAGTGAAAGTAATTGTCTAAATACAAATGGGTCTTACACATGTTTTTGTCCTAAGCGTCAAACTGGAAATGGCACAAAGGAAGAAGGGGGATGTCAACAGCAAAATTTACTTCCCAAGGTTCTCATCG GTGCAAGTGGAGGAACCATTGCTGTTGTTGTGGCAACTTCGTTGTTTATTTTGACACATCAAAAAAGAAAGCACATCAAACTCAAACAACAATACTTTAAGCAAAATGGTGGCTTAATGTTGTTACAACAACTCTCTACAAGAGAAGAATCCTCACAAATTACTCAGATTTTCACATCAGAGGAACTAAAGAAGGCTACCAACAATTATGATGAGAACTTAATACTTGGAAGAGGAGGTTACGGTACAGTTTTCAAAGGTTTTCTTGACGATAATAGAATTGTGGCAATCAAGAAGTCTAAAATAGTTGATCATAGCCAAACAGAGCAGTTCATCAATGAGGTGATTGTTCTATCTCAAATCAATCATAGAAACATAGTGAAACTGTTAGGTTGCTGCTTAGAAGAAGAGGTTCCTTTACTAGTTTATGAGTTTGTTAACAATGGTACCCTCTTTGATTTTATTcacaatcaaattcaaaacaatgTGAATAATTTGTTAACTTGGAACACACGTCTAAGGATAGCAGCAGAGGCTGCTAGTGCTCTATCTTATCTACACTCAGCAGCATCTATACCTATTATCCATAGAGATGTCAAGAGTGCAAATATTCTCTTAGATGACAATTACACTGCAAAAGTTTCCGATTTCGGAGCTTCCAGATTGGTTCCACTAGATCAAGAAGCGTTGGCCACCATGGTGCAAGGAACTATTGGATACTTGGATCCAGAATACATGCAAACGAGTCAACTAACTGAGAAAAGTGATGTGTATAGTTTTGGAGTCGTACTTGTAGAACTTCTAACAAGCGAAAAGCCTCTTTCTTTTGATAGGACGGAAGAAAAGAGAAGCCTTGCTCTTTACTTTCTGTCCTGTCTAAAAGAGGATCGCTTGTTTGAAGTCATTCGAGTCGAACTTTTGAGTGAAGAAAACAAGCAAGAGATTGAAGAGGTTGCTTTTCTTGCGGCAAAATGTTTGAGACTTAATGGGGATGAGAGACCAAGTATGAAGGAAGTGGCAATGAAATTGGAGGGATTACAGTTAATGCAAAAACAGCCTTGGATCAATGGGAACAAAAATTTGGAAGAGACTTGTTACTTGGTTCCCGGTTCATCATCCAAAAcatgtgaatttggtgataggAGTTGCCATAAAAATGCTGGGTATGATAGCATCAGAGATCAAGTACTAATTTCTTTTGATGATGGAAGATGA
- the LOC130932486 gene encoding glycine dehydrogenase (decarboxylating), mitochondrial, with translation MERARRLANRAILKRLLSQTKQHRRHEPLSNSSSSSPVLYSPSRCVSTVTPSVLRNRASFHHFSQQQTRRISVTALQPSDTFPRRHNSATKEEQSKMAQSCGFDSLDSLIDATVPKSIRLNDFAFSKFDAGLTEGQMIEHMKDLASKNKVFKSFIGMGYYNTHVPPVILRNIMENPAWYTQYTPYQAEISQGRLESLLNFQTMITDLTGLPMSNASLLDEGTAAAEAMSMCNNIQKGKKKTFVIASNCHPQTIDICKTRAAGFDLEVATVDLKDIDYSKGDVCGVLVQYPGTEGEILDYGEFIKKAHAHGVKVVMASDLLALTVLKPPGELGADIVVGSAQRFGVPMGYGGPHAAFLATSQEYKRMMPGRIIGVSVDSSGKSALRMAMQTREQHIRRDKATSNICTAQALLANMAAMFAVYHGPEGLKTIAQRVHGLAGVFALGLKKLGVEVQDLPFFDTVKVKVPNAHAIADAAVESEINLRVVDGKTITVAFDETTSLEDVDTLLKVFAGGKPVSFTAASLAPEVESAIPSGLTRDSPYLTHPIFNTYHTEHELLRYIHRLQSKDLSLCHSMIPLGSCTMKLNATTEMMPVTWPSFTDIHPFAPTEQAQGYQEMFDNLGDLLCTITGFDSFSLQPNAGAAGEYAGLMVIRAYHLARGDHHRNVCIIPVSAHGTNPASAAMCGMKIVSVGTDAKGNINIAELRKAAETHKDNLSALMVTYPSTHGVYEEGIDEICKIIHDNGGQVYMDGANMNAQVGLTSPGWIGADVCHLNLHKTFCIPHGGGGPGMGPIGVKKHLAPFLPSHPVVPTGGIPAPENSQPLGTISAAPWGSALILPISYTYIAMMGSKGLTDASKIAILNANYMAKRLENHYPVLFRGVNGTVAHEFIIDLRGFKNTAGIEPEDVAKRLMDYGFHGPTMSWPVPGTLMIEPTESESKAELDRFCDALISIREEIAEIEKGKADINNNVLKGAPHPPSLLMGDAWTKPYSREYAAFPAPWLRVAKFWPTTGRVDNVYGDRNLICTLLPAAQVAEEQAAATA, from the exons ATGGAACGTGCAAGGAGGCTCGCAAACCGCGCCATTCTGAAGCGCCTCCTCTCTCAGACAAAACAGCACCGTCGCCACGAGCCTCTCTccaactcttcctcttcctcccccgtTCTCTACTCTCCCTCCAGATGCGTCTCCACCGTAACTCCCTCTGTTCTCCGCAACAGAGCATCGTTCCATCATTTCTCTCAACAACAAACTCGCCGAATTTCCGTTACTGCCCTCCAGCCCAGCGACACCTTCCCACGCCGCCACAACTCCGCTACCAAAGAAGAACAGAGCAAGATGGCTCAGTCTTGCGGCTTCGACTCTCTTGATTCCCTCATCGACGCCACCGTTCCCAAATCCATTCGCCTCAACGACTTCGCCTTCTCTAAGTTCGATGCAGGATTGACGGAGGGCCAGATGATTGAGCACATGAAGGATTTGGCGTCGAAGAACAAAGTTTTCAAGTCTTTTATTGGAATGGGATATTACAACACTCATGTGCCACCTGTCATCTTGAGGAACATCATGGAGAACCCTGCTTGGTATACGCAGTACACTCCTTACCAGGCTGAGATTTCGCAGGGCCGTCTCGAGTCATTGCTTAATTTCCAGACCATGATCACTGATCTCACTGGCTTGCCTATGTCCAATGCTTCATTGCTTGATGAAG GAACTGCTGCTGCTGAAGCAATGTCTATGTGTAACAACATccagaaagggaagaagaagactTTTGTTATTGCAAGTAACTGTCATCCTCAAACAATTGATATATGCAAGACAAGGGCTGCTGGTTTTGATCTTGAGGTTGCCACCGTGGATCTTAAGGATATTGATTACTCAAAAGGTGATGTTTGTGGTGTGCTTGTTCAGTACCCCGGGACTGAGGGTGAGATTCTGGACTATGGGGAGTTTATCAAGAAGGCACATGCTCATGGGGTTAAGGTTGTTATGGCCAGTGATCTCTTGGCACTGACTGTGTTGAAGCCTCCTGGTGAGTTGGGGGCAGATATTGTTGTTGGCTCGGCTCAGAGGTTTGGTGTTCCAATGGGTTATGGAGGGCCTCATGCCGCTTTCTTGGCAACATCACAAGAGTACAAGAGGATGATGCCTGGGAGGATTATTGGTGTCAGTGTTGATTCTTCTGGAAAGTCGGCTTTGAGAATGGCGATGCAAACAAGGGAACAGCATATTCGGAGGGACAAGGCTACTAGCAACATTTGCACTGCTCAG GCACTGCTTGCAAATATGGCTGCTATGTTTGCTGTATATCATGGACCTGAAGGCCTTAAGACCATTGCTCAACGCGTTCATGGTCTTGCTGGCGTGTTTGCCCTGGGATTGAAGAAACTTGGAGTAGAAGTTCAGGATCTTCCCTTCTTTGACACTGTGAAGGTTAAGGTTCCCAATGCCCACGCAATCGCTGATGCTGCTGTGGAAAGTGAAATAAACTTGCGAGTTGTAGATGGAAAAACT ATAACCGTTGCTTTTGATGAAACAACCTCATTGGAGGATGTTGATACACTTCTCAAAGTCTTTGCTGGTGGCAAGCCA GTTTCCTTCACAGCTGCTTCTCTTGCGCCAGAAGTCGAGTCTGCGATTCCTTCTGGATTAACTAGGGACAGCCCTTATCTGACACACCCTATCTTCAACAC GTACCACACTGAGCATGAGTTACTCAGGTACATTCATAGGTTACAATCCAAGGATCTCTCATTATGCCACAGCATGATTCCACTTGGATCTTGTACTATGAAGTTGAATGCAACAACTGAGATGATGCCAGTAACATGGCCCAGCTTCACTGATATTCACCCTTTTGCACCAACTGAACAGGCTCAAGGTTATCAG GAAATGTTTGACAATTTGGGTGACTTGCTGTGTACCATCACCGGGTTTGACTCCTTCTCTTTGCAACCAAATGCTGGAGCTGCAGGAGAGTATGCTGGGCTGATGGTTATTCGAGCATATCATTTG GCAAGAGGAGACCACCACCGCAATGTTTGCATTATACCTGTCTCGGCACATGGTACAAATCCTGCCAGTGCTGCCATGTGTGGCATGAAAATTGTATCTGTGGGAACCGATGCCAAGGGTAACATTAACATTGCAGAGTTGAGGAAGGCCGCTGAAACTCACAAGGACAACTTATCAGCTCTTATG GTAACATATCCCTCAACCCATGGTGTTTATGAAGAGGGTATAGATGAGATTTGCAAGATTATTCATGATAATGGAGGCCAAGTATACATGGATGGTGCCAATATGAATGCACAG GTGGGTCTTACAAGCCCTGGTTGGATTGGAGCAGATGTTTGCCATCTCAATCTCCATAAGACATTTTGCATCCCTCATGGAGGAGGTGGCCCTGGTATGGGTCCAATTGGTGTAAAGAAACACTTGGCACCATTTTTACCTTCACACCCTGTG GTACCCACTGGTGGAATTCCCGCCCCGGAGAACTCTCAACCTCTTGGTACCATCTCTGCTGCACCTTGGGGCTCAGCACTCATATTGCCAATCTCCTACACTTACATTGCCATGATGGGTTCGAAAGGACTCACCGATGCATCAAAGATAGCCATTTTGAATGCGAACTACATGGCGAAACGATTGGAG AATCATTACCCTGTTCTTTTCCGTGGAGTCAATGGAACTGTTGCTCATGAATTCATCATTGACTTAAGAGGCTTTAAG AACACTGCTGGAATAGAGCCTGAAGATGTTGCAAAGCGCCTCATGGACTATGGCTTCCATGGACCAACAATGTCATGGCCTGTACCTGGCACACTCATGATTGAACCCACTGAAAGTGAAAGCAAG GCTGAGTTAGACAGGTTCTGTGATGCTCTTATTTCCATCAGAGAAGAAATTGCTGAGATAGAGAAAGGAAAAGCTGACATTAACAACAATGTGCTCAAG GGAGCTCCTCATCCACCATCATTGCTCATGGGAGATGCATGGACCAAACCATACTCCAGGGAATATGCAGCCTTCCCAGCTCCCTGGCTCCGCGTCGCAAAGTTCTGGCCTACAACAG GGCGTGTTGATAATGTGTATGGCGACCGCAACCTCATCTGCACCCTTCTGCCGGCAGCACAGGTCGCCGAAGAACAAGCTGCTGCAACCGCATAG